A region of the Flavobacteriaceae bacterium MAR_2010_188 genome:
TCTTTACAAACCCGATATGGCCTATAGAATGCAGCAAGAAGGTTGGGGCGAACCCAACCCAAAATTGGAGGGCGAAAACCACCCTGATGGCGCCATTATCAATTATTATATTAAAAACAGCAAGGAGACCGATACCATAAATATCGATATTTTAGAAATGGACGGTACTTTAATTCAACGTTTCTCCAACAAGCCCAAGGAAGACAAAACCGACCCCACTGCACCCAAACCACTGGAAGTAAAATCGGGCGGGAATCGGCTTATTTGGAATATGAGATACCCCGGGTTCGCCACCTTCAAGGGCATGGTGCTCTATTCCTCGCCCAACATAGGGCCAAAGGCCGTACCGGGTAACTATAAGGTTAAAATGACTTACAATGGTGAAACGTCAGAACAGGAATTCAAAATTGAAAAAGACCCCCGTTTGCCCAATTCAGATGCCGATTTTCAAGATCAGTTCGATTTTCTGACTAAGGTACGCGACCAGGTCAGTAGGGCCAATAACGCCATAAATGATATACGATCGGTAAGAAAGGATCTGGACTATGTAAAGGAGAAAACCAAAGATAATGTAGAACTTCAGGCCCTTATCAAGGATTTTGAAACCAAAATGGAAGTCATTGAAAACAATATCCACATGACCAAGAACCAGAGCAGCCAGGATCCCTTGAACTATGGCATACGAATTAACAACCGCTTGGCCTTTCTCATGGCCGATTCGCAAAGGGGCGATTATCCGCCAACTGATCAATCAATAGAATTCTTTTCGCAAGTGACCACAGAACTCAATACACAAATCAATACATTGAACGCCTTGATGCAAGATTACATTACCAAAATAAATGATAAGGTATCGGAGAATAAGATAAAGATGGTTTCGACGGAATAGAACGCCTAGAGGAATATATTTTTTAAATGCAAGGCAAGCCTCGAAGTATTAGACCTAAACCCCTCCGAAAAGGCGGGGGTTCGGTCAACCATCGTATTTCAATACCTCGCTCTGCGAAGTTTGCATTCAACGCCCTCGCTCTGCGAAGTTTGCAACTTCGCAGCATAACATAACTCGCTCTGCGAAGTTTGCATTCAACACCTCGCTCTGCGAAATTTCCAACTTCGCAGCATAACATAACCAACCGTGCCATTATGCAGCCTTTACGCAGTATCGTTCAACAGTTTGCAACGTTGTAAAAATACTACCAGGCTATACTCTTCCAAAGACTATCAGGTTTTGAAATATCGATAACCGGATTATCAATTATACTCACCTTCACATTGCCATCCCCATTTACATAATTTCCTGCACTGGAATAACAATAATCAGATGCCTTTACCACCAAGCCAGCCCTCACCGGATTGAGATGGATATAGTCTAATTTTCTCCACATAAATTTTTCAGAATGAATCTCCTCTGGATGGTTGCCGTATTTCCAGAACTGATAAACTTTATTTCGGCCATGGGTTTGTGTTGCTTTGGAAAGTAGATCTAGTACCCATTCTCGTCTGCTCTCCGGTTCGCATCTAATGGATTCGATTATTTTCTTGGCAGTAAACTTTTTAAAATC
Encoded here:
- a CDS encoding REP element-mobilizing transposase RayT; the protein is MLSTDGYKIRDQTKPHFLTLTIVNWIDIFTRQRYRDIIEDSLNFCIDKKGMVVFGYVIMSNHLHLIAQDSRGDLSALLRDFKKFTAKKIIESIRCEPESRREWVLDLLSKATQTHGRNKVYQFWKYGNHPEEIHSEKFMWRKLDYIHLNPVRAGLVVKASDYCYSSAGNYVNGDGNVKVSIIDNPVIDISKPDSLWKSIAW